TTGACCCTCCTTCGTTATCGACATGAAACCGTCGAGGAGTTAACGGGGTTTGCGCGAGCGATGCGTAAAAATGCCGTACCCGTCTCCCGGCCGTCCCATACACGTTTGCTGGACACGTGTGGGACGGGGGGAGACCAGCGCTCCACTTTTAACATTTCGACGGCGACCGCCATTGGAGTAAGCGCATGTGGCGTAGCTGTTGCCAAACATGGCAATCGTTTTGTTTCCTCGAAAAGCGGCAGTGCCGATGTGTTGGAAAAATTAAATGTCCCCATCGATTCCGATCCCTCCGATCTGAAAACAGCGATAAACGAAAAAGGCCTCTCTTTTTTGTATGCCCCTTTGTATCATCAAGCGATGAAACATGTCGCAAACGTGCGTAAGTCACTGGGATTCCGTACGATTTTTAATATTCTCGGACCTTTGACGAATCCGGCTAATGCCGACGTCCAAGTCGTAGGCGTGTTCGACAAGGATTATGGTAAAATGATGGCCGAGGTACTAAAACGCTTAGGGACGGAACGGGCGTTGTTTGTTACCGGCGAGGATGGCATCGATGAGATTACGATCAGCGGGAAAACGTATGTGACTGAACTGGACGGCGAACGTATCCATTCGTATACGATCGAACCGGAGATGTTCGGCGCAAAAAGAGGTGACCTTTCCGATATTCAAGTGGCTTCCGTTGACGAAAGCGCGACGCTTATCCGGAATATTTTTAGCAACCGGGCATCGGAGAGCGCCACACAAGTATTTTTGCTCAATATGGCTGCCGGGCTTTATGTGAGTGAGGCGGAAAAAAGTTGGGAAGACGCTTATAAACGCGCTCGCCATGCGTTGACGAACGGTGAGCTGCTTGCTCATTTGCAGCAATTGCAAAGAAAGGCAGGAAAAATTCATGCTTAATGAAATTGTAGCCCGAAAAAAAGAAGACTTGAACTTTTTCCAGCTTCCTCGGCGAGAAGAAGTAAAGCATCACTCGATTAAACAATCCCTCGCTTTTGCTTCCAATCGTGATGGGATCGGTTTGATTGCGGAAATTAAACGCGCGTCCCCTTCAAAAGGAATGTTGGCCGAAAACCTTGATGTCGTTGAAAGAGCAAAAGCGTATGAAGCGGGTGGAGCCGATGCCATTTCCGTGCTCACGGACGGTCCTTATTTTCAAGGCTCCATCATGGATCTCATCGCTGTAAAACAGGCGGTTAACGTGCCGGTGTTGCGCAAAGACTTTATCGTTGATGAACGGCAAATTGAAGAAAGCGCTCGTATCGGTGCCGACGCGATTTTGTTGATCGCCTCCATCCTTGAACCCGGCCATTTAAAAGACATGGCCGAGATGGCCTCTGCTGTTGGTTTAGAAACGCTCGTGGAAGTGCATACGGAAGAGGAACTTAATCGTCTGCTTGACGTGTATACCCCTTCCCTTATCGGGATTAACAATCGCAACCTGCAGACATTTACAACGGACACAACGCAGACGCGTGCGCTATCCGCCTCTGTCCCGGTGGATAGTTTTATCGTAAGTGAGAGCGGCATTCACAGCCCGGAGGATGCCGCTGCCGTAACGAAAGCAGGCGCGAAAGCGATGTTAATTGGAGAAAGGCTTGTATCTGATGGCGATCCGAAAACAACCATTCCGGATTTAAAGAAAGGGGCGCATCTCGGATGACTGATATAAAATTTTGCGGCCTGCAATCAAAACAAGACGTAGAAAACGCGGCAGCTGCAGGGGCGACTGCCCTCGGTTTCGTGTTTGCAGACAGCAAGCGCCAAGTGGCGGTGGAAAATGTTACCGAGTGGCTTGCCTCGACTTCTTTGCAGGAACAAAAAACAGTCGCTGTTTTCGTGGATCCAGATCATACGGAAGTACAAACGATAGTGGAAAGGGCTCCCATTGATATATTGCAATTTCATGGAGATGAATCCCCGCAGTTTTTAAAAGAAGTCAAACAAAGCACTGGAAAACAAGTGATTAAGGCCCTTCGTCATCAAAAAAAGACGCTGGATTTGTTTTGTGCCTTCGCCCCTGTTGTAGATGGGTTGATCGTGGACGCCGGAACGGAGGATCAAAAAGGGGGGACTGGCAAACGATTTGACTGGGAAGCCGTTCCCGTATATATACATTTTGCAAGACAGTTAAACCGGGCCCTCTGGATCGCTGGTGGTATCTCGCCCGAAAATGTGGCAGATCTGTTATCCTTTCACCCCGACGGCATTGATGTATCCAGCGGCATCGAAAATGAACGCCAAAAAGATCGAGGTAAAATGGAAATACTCGTAAAGCAGGTGAGAGAAAATGGCTATGTCGTATCCTGACGCGCGCGGCCGGTACGGGGAATTTGGCGGAAAATATGTGCCCGAGACGGTTATGGCTGCGCTCGAGGAATTGGAAACCGGCTTTCAAGAAGCATTGGCGGATACTGCGTTCATGGAAAACTATCGAGATGTTCTGCAAACGTATGCGGGGAGAAGCACGCCAATCACACATGTGAGTCGTCTCTCGAAGCATGTAGGCGGTGCGGAAATCTATTTAAAAAGAGAAGACTTGTTGCATACCGGAGCCCATAAAATCAATAATGCCATTGGGCAGGCGTTGCTGGCTGTGCGGATGGGAAAGAAAAAAATCGTCGCGGAAACGGGCGCCGGGCAGCACGGGGTCGCGACCGCGACCGCTGCTGCTAAATATGGATTGGAATGCAAGATTTTTATGGGCGCAAAAGATATGGAACGACAACGGCTCAACGTATTTCGCATGGAATTATTAGGTGCCGAAGTAGTGCCGGCAACAAGCGGAAGTCAGACATTAAAGGATGCAACTAATGAAGCTATTCGTTACTGGGTTGCTAACGTTGATGATACGATGTATTTAATCGGATCTGTCGTCGGCCCTCACCCCTACCCGAAAATTGTCCGTGAGTTTCAACGGATCATCGGAGATGAGGCGAAAGCGCAAATGGAAGAGACGCCTGCAGCCGTCGTTGCCTGTGTCGGCGGGGGAAGTAATGCAATGGGAATATTCAGCGCATTTCTTGCCGAGGAACAGGTGCAACTATACGGGGCGGAAGCCGCAGGGTTCGGCATTGACACAAACGAGCATGCCGCGAGCCTCAGCAAAGGGGCCCCAGGGGTGATTCACGGCGCGCTCACGTATTTGCTACAAGACGAAGCCGGTCAAATCAGTGAGCCTTACTCGATCTCGGCCGGTCTTGATTATCCGGGAATCGGACCTGAACATGCCTATTTATCCACGTCGGGGCGTGTCAACTATGAACCGATTAGTGACGAGGAAGCGATGGATGCCCTCGTGTTGCTTACAAAAACGGAAGGAATATTGCCTGCCCTTGAAAGTGCGCACGCGCTTGCCCTTGCGATGAAAAAGGCAAAGCACATGCCATCGACGGATAAAATGCTCGTTTGCTTGTCCGGCCGGGGAGATAAAGACGTGGAGACGATAAGCAATGTGCTAAAAAGAAAGGAAGACAGCGAGCGATGAATAGCGTTGAACAGGCTGCACGGGCAGCAAACAAACAATTGTTTATTCCTTATATGATGGCCGGCGACCCCTCTTTTGACGCTTCCGTGGAAATCGCGTTCACCTTGCAGGAATGCGGAGCTCATATTTTGGAATTAGGGGTTCCATACGCGGATCCGCTCGCGGACGGTCCGGTGATTCAAGAAGCCGGCATGCGAGCTTTTGGAGAAAAGATGGATCTATCGAAAACATTTTCACTCGTACGTGCCATTCGCGATCGGGGGGTAACGATCCCGATTGTTCTTTTTTGTTATGTCAATCCCTTATTGAAGTATGGGGCTCATGCCGGTGTGGAGGCCGCGGCGGCCGCAGGAGCAGACGGCTGGCTTATTCCGGATCTCCCATATGAAGAAAACGACGACATTCGTACCAGTTGCCATCAACATGAATTGGAGCTGGTCTCCCTTGTTGCCCCGACCTCAAAAGAAAGGATCCAAAAAATAGCGATGCAGGCAGAAGGTTTTTTATACTGCGTATCGAGTTTGGGGGTCACCGGCGCCAGGAAAACATTTGATGCACGATTGGATACATTTTTACAGGAGGCAAAACGATACAGCAATGTGCCGCTCGCGATTGGCTTCGGCGTTTCCAGTAATGAACAAGTGAGGGCAATTCACGAACAAGGGTACGGAGTGATCGTCGGGAGCGCGATTGTACGGGAAATCGGCCAACATAAAGATGACTTGCGACAAGCGGAATTACGCCCTCGAGCATTGAAAAATATCCAAACATTTGTAGAAGCGCTCGTTTCGTCGTAAGATTAGTAGATAACGTTGGCTTTTCGCGAAGTTCTTAGGGAGGAAGCCATCGTTTTCTTCTACTTAGTTCTATACACAGGTAACATTTTCTTTAAGTGCAAGAGAAAGAAAAGGGGAGTGAAGCTATGAAACTAAAAATGAAACCTGTCATCGACGAGTTAAAACCGTACGAACCGGGGAAACCGATCGAAGTCGTGAAAGAGGAGCTGGGCCTTAATTCGGTGATAAAGCTAGCCTCCAATGAAAATCCCCACGGCCCTTCTCGAGCTGTGCAAAAACAGCTACAGCAGGCGGGAACGCCAAATGTGTATCCGGATGGACACGCGCGAGAGTTACGGCAAGCCGTTGCTGATTACCTGCAAGTAAACGAGGGGCAATTGTTATTTGGCGCCGGTTCTGATGAAGTAATCTTACTGCTCTGCCGGGCAATGTTATCGGAACAAACGAACACCGTTATGGCAACGCCTACATTTTCCCAGTATAAACAAAATGCCGCGGTTGAAGGGGCGAAAATTATGGAAGTCCCATTGAACGATGGGGTTCATGATTTGGACGCAATGATGGACAGCATCGATAAAGAGACCCGGATTGTTTGGATATGCAATCCGAATAACCCTTCTGGAACATATGTGAACGCTGCCGATTTTTCCGCCTTTATGGAACGAGTGCCAAGCGATGTGCTCGTCGTCCTTGATGAAGCATATGGCGAGTATGTGGAAGCAAGCGATTACCCGAATTCACTCGAGATGCTGAATACGTATGAGAACGTGTTGATTTTACGAACGTTTTCGAAAATGTACGGGCTAGCCGGATTACGAATCGGCTATGCCGTCGGTGCCGAACCTTTAATTTCAAAAATAGAACCGTTAAGGCCGCCTTTTAATACAACGACCTTGGCTCAGAAAGCAGCGGTCGCCGCTCTTGATGATCAGACGTTTGTCCAAGACTGCCGGGAAAAAAATAAACGTGAAAAACATAAACTGAACACATTTTTTCAAGAAAAAGGATGTTTTCCCTATCCAAGTGAAACGAACTTTCTTCTCGTGGACGTCGGAGTGAACGGAGATCGTGTTTTTGACGCCCTCCTGCATCGGGGGATCATCGTGCGTTCCGGGGAAGCGCTCGGTTTTCCGAATTGCATTCGCGTCTCCATAGGAACAGAAAAAGAAAATGAACAGTTTATGGGAAACTTCTCGGAATGGTTGACCACGCTAGAGCAATAACAACATCGTGCAGTCGGATCGGCAAATGAAAGGAATAGGTGAACGGTATGGAAAATGACACACCTTCGCGTCCGCAGGAGTACCCAAAGGCTGTGGTTATCGGATTGGGCCTGATCGGCGGGTCGGTTGCCCTCGCCATTCGCGCTCGTCATCAGGTACATATCACCGGGGTTGATGTGCATGAAGCCTCTTTGCGCATGGCCAAAGCATTGGAAATCATCGACGAAGGGCATACAATGATAGAAGAGAGCGTTCAAGAGGCAGATATCATCATTATCGCCACTCCGGTCTCAAAAACAATGGAAATAATGGATGAAATTGCCCGCCTTCCCATGAAAGCCGGAGTAATCATTACCGATGTGGGAAGCACCAAAGGAACGGTTATGGAAAAAAGTGAGCGCCTGTTCGGAAATAAGGGAGCGACTTTTATTGGGGGCCACCCAATGGCAGGATCTCATAAAAGCGGAGTGCAAGGGTCCAGGGGCGATTTATTCGAAAATGCATTTTATTGTTTAACGCCCGGGGAAACCGCGGATGCATCAGAGGTAGAACGTTTGAAGCGTTGGCTAAGCGGCACGAATGCACACTTTATTGAGCTGGGTTCCAATCTTCATGACCTGCTCGCGGGTAGCGTCAGCCACCTGCCGCATATCGTTGCTTCTTCCCTCGTCCATCAATTAGCCGATTTGCAACAGGAGCACCCTGTATTGGGAGATCTTGCCGCGGGCGGATTTAAAGATATTACCCGCATTGCATCGGCAAACCCGGTCATGTGGCGGGATATTTTAGTTCATAACAAGCATGTGCTTCTTCCGATGATGGAGCGTTGGCAATCGGATATGCAAACCATCCAAAGTCTCATCGAAGAAGGAGACGACGCTCATTTGCAACGATTTTTTTCAGATGCAAAACAACATCGTGACGGACTGCCTTCCAAAAAGAAAGGGGCGATCCCTGCTTTTTATGATTTATTCGTTGATGTTGCGGACCACCCGGGCGCGATTTCGGAAGTCACGGGAATACTCGCGGACAAAGACATCAGTATAACGAATATCCGCATCATGGAAGCTCGCGAAGATATCATGGGCGTGTTGCGGTTGAGTTTCAGGAAAGAGGCAGATCGGCAAAAAGGAATGGATTGCCTCGAAGCTGAACAATTCAGTGTTTATATCAGTGAATGATCGGGAGGGTTGCACATGGACAAGCAGACAATTACTGCTACAAGCGCCTTGCGCGGAAGCACGACGGTACCCGGAGACAAATCCATCTCTCATCGCGCGGTTATGTTCGGAGCAATCGCTCACGGACGGACAACCGTGAGCGGATTTTTAGACGGGGAAGATTGCCGGCAAACCATTGCCTGTTTTCAAAAAATGGGTGTTGCCATTCATTATGACCGAAACCAGGGGAAAGTTGTTATTGAGGGTAAGGGGTTCGAAGGGTTGAATGAACCTTCGGAGCTGTTGGACGTTGGCAATTCCGGAACAACGATCCGGCTTATGCTCGGAATTTTGGTTGGTCAACCTTATTTTTCCGTGGTGGCCGGCGATGAATCGATCGCGAAACGGCCAATGGCGAGAATAACCGAGCCGTTACGCTTGATGGGAGCACAAATCCACGGACGGCGGGACGGTACGTATACCCCGATCGCGATCCCCGGTAGGGAGCATCCATTAACCGGAATTGAATACCAACTTCCCGTGGCGAGTGCCCAAGTAAAAAGCGCGCTATTATTGGCAGGATTACAGGCACAGGGGAAGACAATCGTTCGGGAAGAATACCGTTCGCGAGACCATACGGAGCGCATGCTACAGGCTTTTGGGGTTAACATTGACGTATCCGGTAACGAGGTTTCGGTTTCCGGAGGACAGCCGTTACAGGCACGTGACGTGGATGTACCGGGAGATATCTCTTCCGCAGCTTTTTTGCTCGCTGCCGCGGCGATCGTGAAAGGCAGCGATTTACGCATGACAAACGTTGGTGTGAACCCGACGCGCACAGGCTTTATTGATGCCCTCGCTGCAATGGGGGGAGATGTGACGTTCGAAAACGAGCGTGTCCTCAGCGGAGAGCCTGTTGCTGATATTGTGGTCCGCGAAAAACCGTTACATGCCGTCACAATCTCCGGGTCGTTAATCCCACGTCTCATTGATGAAATCCCTGTTTTCGCGGTCATCGCAACACAGGCAAAAGGGCGTACGGTTATTAAGGATGCCGCGGAGTTAAAGTTTAAGGAAACGAATCGAATTGATGCAACAGCTTCGCAATTGCGTCAAATGGGGGCAAATGTACAAGCAACCGAAGACGGATTAATCATAGAGGGGCCGACGACGCTCACGGGTGCGGA
The Salicibibacter kimchii DNA segment above includes these coding regions:
- the trpD gene encoding anthranilate phosphoribosyltransferase; this translates as MMIKHVLRSLLEGETLSEETAEAVMSEMMSGETEESQIGSFLTLLRYRHETVEELTGFARAMRKNAVPVSRPSHTRLLDTCGTGGDQRSTFNISTATAIGVSACGVAVAKHGNRFVSSKSGSADVLEKLNVPIDSDPSDLKTAINEKGLSFLYAPLYHQAMKHVANVRKSLGFRTIFNILGPLTNPANADVQVVGVFDKDYGKMMAEVLKRLGTERALFVTGEDGIDEITISGKTYVTELDGERIHSYTIEPEMFGAKRGDLSDIQVASVDESATLIRNIFSNRASESATQVFLLNMAAGLYVSEAEKSWEDAYKRARHALTNGELLAHLQQLQRKAGKIHA
- the trpC gene encoding indole-3-glycerol phosphate synthase TrpC, with translation MLNEIVARKKEDLNFFQLPRREEVKHHSIKQSLAFASNRDGIGLIAEIKRASPSKGMLAENLDVVERAKAYEAGGADAISVLTDGPYFQGSIMDLIAVKQAVNVPVLRKDFIVDERQIEESARIGADAILLIASILEPGHLKDMAEMASAVGLETLVEVHTEEELNRLLDVYTPSLIGINNRNLQTFTTDTTQTRALSASVPVDSFIVSESGIHSPEDAAAVTKAGAKAMLIGERLVSDGDPKTTIPDLKKGAHLG
- a CDS encoding phosphoribosylanthranilate isomerase, coding for MTDIKFCGLQSKQDVENAAAAGATALGFVFADSKRQVAVENVTEWLASTSLQEQKTVAVFVDPDHTEVQTIVERAPIDILQFHGDESPQFLKEVKQSTGKQVIKALRHQKKTLDLFCAFAPVVDGLIVDAGTEDQKGGTGKRFDWEAVPVYIHFARQLNRALWIAGGISPENVADLLSFHPDGIDVSSGIENERQKDRGKMEILVKQVRENGYVVS
- the trpB gene encoding tryptophan synthase subunit beta; protein product: MAMSYPDARGRYGEFGGKYVPETVMAALEELETGFQEALADTAFMENYRDVLQTYAGRSTPITHVSRLSKHVGGAEIYLKREDLLHTGAHKINNAIGQALLAVRMGKKKIVAETGAGQHGVATATAAAKYGLECKIFMGAKDMERQRLNVFRMELLGAEVVPATSGSQTLKDATNEAIRYWVANVDDTMYLIGSVVGPHPYPKIVREFQRIIGDEAKAQMEETPAAVVACVGGGSNAMGIFSAFLAEEQVQLYGAEAAGFGIDTNEHAASLSKGAPGVIHGALTYLLQDEAGQISEPYSISAGLDYPGIGPEHAYLSTSGRVNYEPISDEEAMDALVLLTKTEGILPALESAHALALAMKKAKHMPSTDKMLVCLSGRGDKDVETISNVLKRKEDSER
- the trpA gene encoding tryptophan synthase subunit alpha; this translates as MNSVEQAARAANKQLFIPYMMAGDPSFDASVEIAFTLQECGAHILELGVPYADPLADGPVIQEAGMRAFGEKMDLSKTFSLVRAIRDRGVTIPIVLFCYVNPLLKYGAHAGVEAAAAAGADGWLIPDLPYEENDDIRTSCHQHELELVSLVAPTSKERIQKIAMQAEGFLYCVSSLGVTGARKTFDARLDTFLQEAKRYSNVPLAIGFGVSSNEQVRAIHEQGYGVIVGSAIVREIGQHKDDLRQAELRPRALKNIQTFVEALVSS
- the hisC gene encoding histidinol-phosphate transaminase; this translates as MKLKMKPVIDELKPYEPGKPIEVVKEELGLNSVIKLASNENPHGPSRAVQKQLQQAGTPNVYPDGHARELRQAVADYLQVNEGQLLFGAGSDEVILLLCRAMLSEQTNTVMATPTFSQYKQNAAVEGAKIMEVPLNDGVHDLDAMMDSIDKETRIVWICNPNNPSGTYVNAADFSAFMERVPSDVLVVLDEAYGEYVEASDYPNSLEMLNTYENVLILRTFSKMYGLAGLRIGYAVGAEPLISKIEPLRPPFNTTTLAQKAAVAALDDQTFVQDCREKNKREKHKLNTFFQEKGCFPYPSETNFLLVDVGVNGDRVFDALLHRGIIVRSGEALGFPNCIRVSIGTEKENEQFMGNFSEWLTTLEQ
- a CDS encoding prephenate dehydrogenase, with amino-acid sequence MENDTPSRPQEYPKAVVIGLGLIGGSVALAIRARHQVHITGVDVHEASLRMAKALEIIDEGHTMIEESVQEADIIIIATPVSKTMEIMDEIARLPMKAGVIITDVGSTKGTVMEKSERLFGNKGATFIGGHPMAGSHKSGVQGSRGDLFENAFYCLTPGETADASEVERLKRWLSGTNAHFIELGSNLHDLLAGSVSHLPHIVASSLVHQLADLQQEHPVLGDLAAGGFKDITRIASANPVMWRDILVHNKHVLLPMMERWQSDMQTIQSLIEEGDDAHLQRFFSDAKQHRDGLPSKKKGAIPAFYDLFVDVADHPGAISEVTGILADKDISITNIRIMEAREDIMGVLRLSFRKEADRQKGMDCLEAEQFSVYISE
- the aroA gene encoding 3-phosphoshikimate 1-carboxyvinyltransferase, which produces MDKQTITATSALRGSTTVPGDKSISHRAVMFGAIAHGRTTVSGFLDGEDCRQTIACFQKMGVAIHYDRNQGKVVIEGKGFEGLNEPSELLDVGNSGTTIRLMLGILVGQPYFSVVAGDESIAKRPMARITEPLRLMGAQIHGRRDGTYTPIAIPGREHPLTGIEYQLPVASAQVKSALLLAGLQAQGKTIVREEYRSRDHTERMLQAFGVNIDVSGNEVSVSGGQPLQARDVDVPGDISSAAFLLAAAAIVKGSDLRMTNVGVNPTRTGFIDALAAMGGDVTFENERVLSGEPVADIVVREKPLHAVTISGSLIPRLIDEIPVFAVIATQAKGRTVIKDAAELKFKETNRIDATASQLRQMGANVQATEDGLIIEGPTTLTGAEVSSFNDHRIGMAFTIAGLIAKEETTIHGAQASAVSFPKFYKTLRLLSE